A region from the Aegilops tauschii subsp. strangulata cultivar AL8/78 chromosome 5, Aet v6.0, whole genome shotgun sequence genome encodes:
- the LOC109755934 gene encoding uncharacterized protein isoform X1 yields the protein MASRGGYDGGSATGGKIRRRPPSRVAAASPYARPAAPAHPASPYARPAAPAHPASHGGEGSGWLARLISGGASRLLSSVFRKPPPQLAAPTLSEPELVDAPCSSPPPPLENDILEENGGGTANNLSTDNPENYPIDGDDILSSCFNGSMDLEELLKQKTFTRSEFEYLTGLLRSRTVGSNTMQSEVNNIKQTLSPEKEKGSRDLPVDFSIKSYSIADQVASPAELAKAYMGSRCSEGAPLRLRLHEPSSLSVKSIESGTIQIAKSPKAPLLGISRLSASTPFDRLGSNYRTPNKSAIHKMSSSPYFKGPVSSRDICGTVSSSYQTANSVHTFGRQQFLRRKNIALNNETVSVGPIRKMHQRYNRVSSLSETWPGYREYPGNDASKLDEGFEHSTQTQKRLRLAEVDDGTLRICGNSFVKAPAQSTEMAAKILKQLDTLVPSPPEKESTPETKQKHGNVLDVEDSISRRKEIPSQGSLLESSSSFIPAAIDGKTVDAMSNGSALLLESKSSSELITSPKDSLEVDHCSGSIEIEKNYSPIQEHAANNSGTTNKENPPTASLRSYSPSNLVLSSEIKRTKMLASSNGFSFPVTAAPGAHSQAPPTPTMASPPALHVGKHKSSALPSVPVTSPESAPRFLKRVSEESSISDKHNKKLNGEIPPVSSKGAGHVASFTSNPVFTVASSKPTTLSNGLEHTSKSTASAVLASNKPNNPFLSTNTASSQSARAPTSGSANAPFNFSPKFGGASLLAAQNKSKAGSSSAPFNFSPQFGSVNLVASLDKSKVTSPESTLLSGNQFAQPGNNNSLCTQSSASKSDMMSPEESNTGSLPFGSAPLSPSPFSLSSVTASGTTSVITTTPLPLPSMASSALGSSKAFSVSPIFGSSPITTAPSSFGMPNNGSAMSISPSSAVFSFTSATPTIPDPPSSTPLFGSTIPTIGFSTGTDQMTVGNNHTLSVTAPPFGFQSNSLSTPAFSGFQSNSLSTPAFSTPATQFASTSTTSPGIFQFGQQSQASSGVFSMGTVRDNDKSGRRIVKVKRKK from the exons ATGGCGTCTCGGGGAGGTTACGACGGCGGCTCCGCCACGGGAGGCAAGATCCGTAGGCGCCCTCCCTCCCGCGTCGCAGCTGCGTCACCCTATGCGCGCCCGGCTGCTCCTGCTCATCCAGCGTCACCCTATGCGCGCCCGGCTGCTCCTGCTCATCCAGCGTCACACGGCGGTGAAGGGAGCGGCTGGCTCGCCCGTCTCATCTCCGGTGGCGCATCGCGCCTCCTCTCCTCTGTGTTTCGCAAGCCGCCTCCTCAGCTCGCCGCGCCTACGCTTTCGGAACCAGAGTTGGTCGACGCTCCttgctcgtcgccgccgccgcctttag AGAACGACATTCTAGAAGAAAACGGAGGAGGGACTGCTAAC AATCTGTCTACTGATAATCCTGAAAATTATCCCATTGATGGAGATGACATTCTAAGTTCTTGTTTCAATGGTAGTATGGATCTTGAAGAATTGTTGAAGCAGAAGACCTTTACAAG GAGTGAGTTTGAATATTTGACTGGGTTGTTGCGATCCAGAACTGTTGGATCCAATACAATGCAGTCAGAAGTTAATAATATAAAACAAACATTGTCTCCCGAGAAGGAAAAGGGATCTAGAGACTTACCTGTTGATTTCTCCATTAAATCATACAGTATCGCT GATCAAGTTGCTTCACCTGCAGAACTTGCAAAGGCATATATGGGTTCAAGATGTTCAGAGGGGGCACCGTTACGCCTTAGATTGCATGAACCCTCCTCCCTTTCTGTCAAATCAATAGAATCTGGCACAATACAAATAGCTAAATCTCCAAAGGCCCCACTTCTCGGAATTTCAAGATTGTCTGCTTCCACACCCTTTGATCGCCTTGGAAGCAACTATAGGACTCCAAATAAATCAGCAATACACAAAATGTCATCATCTCCTTATTTTAAG GGTCCTGTTTCTTCTAGGGACATATGTGGTACTGTATCTTCATCATATCAGACTGCAAACAGCGTTCATACATTTGGCAGGCAG CAGTTCCTGAGGAGGAAGAACATTGCTCTCAACAATGAGACTGTGTCTGTTGGCCCCATACGCAAAATGCACCAAAGATATAACAGAGTATCATCACTCTCGGAAACATGGCCTGGTTATCGTGAGTATCCTGGTAATGATGCAAGCAAACTGGATGAAGGTTTCGAACACTCCACACAAACTCAAAAGCGTCTGCGTCTGGCTGAAGTTGACGATGGCACTCTACGTATCTGTGGCAACAGTTTTGTTAAAGCACCAGCTCAATCAACTGAGATGGCTGCAAAGATATTGAAACAGCTTGATACATTAGTCCCTTCACCTCCAGAGAAGGAAAGCACACCAGAAACGAAGCAAAAACATGGAAATGTCCTGGATGTTGAGGATTCTATTTCTCGGAGAAAGGAAATACCATCTCAGGGCAGCCTTTTGGAATCATCTTCGTCATTCATCCCAGCTGCAATAGATGGCAAGACTGTTGATGCTATGTCAAACGGTTCTGCCCTCCTCCTAGAAAGTAAATCATCCTCTGAATTAATTACTTCACCCAAG GATTCTCTGGAGGTGGACCACTGCAGTGGAAGTATTGAAATTGAGAAAAACTACTCACCAATCCAGGAACATGCTGCTAACAACTCTGGAACAACAAATAAGGAGAATCCCCCAACAGCCTCTTTGCGAAGCTATTCTCCTTCCAATCTGGTGTTATCTAGTGAAATAAAACGAACCAAAATGCTGGCTTCATCAAATGGCTTCTCATTCCCTGTCACGGCTGCACCGGGTGCCCACTCACAGGCCCCTCCAACGCCTACTATGGCATCTCCACCTGCACTACATGTTGGAAAGCACAAATCTTCTGCACTACCCAGTGTGCCAGTTACTTCCCCGGAAAGTGCTCCAAG GTTTTTGAAACGAGTTTCAGAAGAAAGCTCAATTTCAGACAAGCACAATAAGAAGTTAAATGGAGAAATTCCGCCGGTTTCTTCCAAGGGTGCTGGACATGTTGCATCATTCACTAGTAACCCTGTATTTACTGTTGCCAGTTCCAAGCCTACAACCTTAAGTAATGGGCTAGAACATACATCAAAATCAACTGCCTCTGCTGTTCTGGCTTCTAATAAACCGAACAACCCATTTTTGTCTACAAATACTGCCTCTTCCCAATCTGCTAGAGCACCAACATCTGGAAGTGCCAATGCGCCTTTCAATTTCTCACCAAAGTTTGGTGGTGCAAGTTTGTTAGCTGCCCAGAACAAATCCAAGGCAGGAAGCAGCAGTGCCCCATTTAATTTCTCTCCGCAGTTTGGTAGTGTGAATTTGGTCGCGTCTCTGGATAAGTCCAAAGTAACCTCACCTGAATCAACGTTGTTGTCTGGAAACCAGTTCGCCCAACCAGGAAATAACAATTCATTGTGCACACAGAGTTCAGCAAGTAAGTCGGATATGATGTCTCCGGAAGAATCAAACACGGGGAGCTTACCATTTGGTTCAGCACCTCTGAGCCCTAGTCCTTTCAGTTTGAGCTCTGTAACTGCCTCTGGCACGACCTCTGTGATTACAACTACTCCACTGCCTCTGCCATCTATGGCTTCTTCTGCTTTGGGGTCTAGTAAAGCATTCTCGGTGTCACCAATATTTGGCAGCAGTCCAATCACGACTGCTCCATCGTCGTTTGGCATGCCGAATAATGGTTCCGCTATGTCCATTAGCCCCTCTAGCGCTGTATTTTCATTCACTTCGGCCACACCTACAATACCAGATCCACCATCCTCAACACCACTATTTGGTAGCACGATCCCAACTATTGGCTTCAGTACAGGAACTGATCAGATGACTGTGGGGAATAACCATACTCTTTCTGTTACGGCCCCACCATTTGGCTTTCAGAGCAATTCACTGTCAACTCCAGCTTTCAGCGGCTTTCAGAGCAATTCACTGTCAACTCCAGCTTTCAGCACGCCAGCTACTCAATTCGCTTCCACCTCAACCACCTCACCTGGCATTTTCCAGTTTGGCCAGCAGAGTCAAGCTTCGTCAGGTGTCTTTTCAATGGGCACTGTCCGTGACAATGACAAGTCTGGCAGAAGAATTGTCAAGGTAAAGAGAAAGAAATAG
- the LOC109755934 gene encoding uncharacterized protein isoform X2, protein MASRGGYDGGSATGGKIRRRPPSRVAAASPYARPAAPAHPASPYARPAAPAHPASHGGEGSGWLARLISGGASRLLSSVFRKPPPQLAAPTLSEPELVDAPCSSPPPPLENDILEENGGGTANNLSTDNPENYPIDGDDILSSCFNGSMDLEELLKQKTFTRSEFEYLTGLLRSRTVGSNTMQSEVNNIKQTLSPEKEKGSRDLPVDFSIKSYSIADQVASPAELAKAYMGSRCSEGAPLRLRLHEPSSLSVKSIESGTIQIAKSPKAPLLGISRLSASTPFDRLGSNYRTPNKSAIHKMSSSPYFKGPVSSRDICGTVSSSYQTANSVHTFGRQFLRRKNIALNNETVSVGPIRKMHQRYNRVSSLSETWPGYREYPGNDASKLDEGFEHSTQTQKRLRLAEVDDGTLRICGNSFVKAPAQSTEMAAKILKQLDTLVPSPPEKESTPETKQKHGNVLDVEDSISRRKEIPSQGSLLESSSSFIPAAIDGKTVDAMSNGSALLLESKSSSELITSPKDSLEVDHCSGSIEIEKNYSPIQEHAANNSGTTNKENPPTASLRSYSPSNLVLSSEIKRTKMLASSNGFSFPVTAAPGAHSQAPPTPTMASPPALHVGKHKSSALPSVPVTSPESAPRFLKRVSEESSISDKHNKKLNGEIPPVSSKGAGHVASFTSNPVFTVASSKPTTLSNGLEHTSKSTASAVLASNKPNNPFLSTNTASSQSARAPTSGSANAPFNFSPKFGGASLLAAQNKSKAGSSSAPFNFSPQFGSVNLVASLDKSKVTSPESTLLSGNQFAQPGNNNSLCTQSSASKSDMMSPEESNTGSLPFGSAPLSPSPFSLSSVTASGTTSVITTTPLPLPSMASSALGSSKAFSVSPIFGSSPITTAPSSFGMPNNGSAMSISPSSAVFSFTSATPTIPDPPSSTPLFGSTIPTIGFSTGTDQMTVGNNHTLSVTAPPFGFQSNSLSTPAFSGFQSNSLSTPAFSTPATQFASTSTTSPGIFQFGQQSQASSGVFSMGTVRDNDKSGRRIVKVKRKK, encoded by the exons ATGGCGTCTCGGGGAGGTTACGACGGCGGCTCCGCCACGGGAGGCAAGATCCGTAGGCGCCCTCCCTCCCGCGTCGCAGCTGCGTCACCCTATGCGCGCCCGGCTGCTCCTGCTCATCCAGCGTCACCCTATGCGCGCCCGGCTGCTCCTGCTCATCCAGCGTCACACGGCGGTGAAGGGAGCGGCTGGCTCGCCCGTCTCATCTCCGGTGGCGCATCGCGCCTCCTCTCCTCTGTGTTTCGCAAGCCGCCTCCTCAGCTCGCCGCGCCTACGCTTTCGGAACCAGAGTTGGTCGACGCTCCttgctcgtcgccgccgccgcctttag AGAACGACATTCTAGAAGAAAACGGAGGAGGGACTGCTAAC AATCTGTCTACTGATAATCCTGAAAATTATCCCATTGATGGAGATGACATTCTAAGTTCTTGTTTCAATGGTAGTATGGATCTTGAAGAATTGTTGAAGCAGAAGACCTTTACAAG GAGTGAGTTTGAATATTTGACTGGGTTGTTGCGATCCAGAACTGTTGGATCCAATACAATGCAGTCAGAAGTTAATAATATAAAACAAACATTGTCTCCCGAGAAGGAAAAGGGATCTAGAGACTTACCTGTTGATTTCTCCATTAAATCATACAGTATCGCT GATCAAGTTGCTTCACCTGCAGAACTTGCAAAGGCATATATGGGTTCAAGATGTTCAGAGGGGGCACCGTTACGCCTTAGATTGCATGAACCCTCCTCCCTTTCTGTCAAATCAATAGAATCTGGCACAATACAAATAGCTAAATCTCCAAAGGCCCCACTTCTCGGAATTTCAAGATTGTCTGCTTCCACACCCTTTGATCGCCTTGGAAGCAACTATAGGACTCCAAATAAATCAGCAATACACAAAATGTCATCATCTCCTTATTTTAAG GGTCCTGTTTCTTCTAGGGACATATGTGGTACTGTATCTTCATCATATCAGACTGCAAACAGCGTTCATACATTTGGCAGGCAG TTCCTGAGGAGGAAGAACATTGCTCTCAACAATGAGACTGTGTCTGTTGGCCCCATACGCAAAATGCACCAAAGATATAACAGAGTATCATCACTCTCGGAAACATGGCCTGGTTATCGTGAGTATCCTGGTAATGATGCAAGCAAACTGGATGAAGGTTTCGAACACTCCACACAAACTCAAAAGCGTCTGCGTCTGGCTGAAGTTGACGATGGCACTCTACGTATCTGTGGCAACAGTTTTGTTAAAGCACCAGCTCAATCAACTGAGATGGCTGCAAAGATATTGAAACAGCTTGATACATTAGTCCCTTCACCTCCAGAGAAGGAAAGCACACCAGAAACGAAGCAAAAACATGGAAATGTCCTGGATGTTGAGGATTCTATTTCTCGGAGAAAGGAAATACCATCTCAGGGCAGCCTTTTGGAATCATCTTCGTCATTCATCCCAGCTGCAATAGATGGCAAGACTGTTGATGCTATGTCAAACGGTTCTGCCCTCCTCCTAGAAAGTAAATCATCCTCTGAATTAATTACTTCACCCAAG GATTCTCTGGAGGTGGACCACTGCAGTGGAAGTATTGAAATTGAGAAAAACTACTCACCAATCCAGGAACATGCTGCTAACAACTCTGGAACAACAAATAAGGAGAATCCCCCAACAGCCTCTTTGCGAAGCTATTCTCCTTCCAATCTGGTGTTATCTAGTGAAATAAAACGAACCAAAATGCTGGCTTCATCAAATGGCTTCTCATTCCCTGTCACGGCTGCACCGGGTGCCCACTCACAGGCCCCTCCAACGCCTACTATGGCATCTCCACCTGCACTACATGTTGGAAAGCACAAATCTTCTGCACTACCCAGTGTGCCAGTTACTTCCCCGGAAAGTGCTCCAAG GTTTTTGAAACGAGTTTCAGAAGAAAGCTCAATTTCAGACAAGCACAATAAGAAGTTAAATGGAGAAATTCCGCCGGTTTCTTCCAAGGGTGCTGGACATGTTGCATCATTCACTAGTAACCCTGTATTTACTGTTGCCAGTTCCAAGCCTACAACCTTAAGTAATGGGCTAGAACATACATCAAAATCAACTGCCTCTGCTGTTCTGGCTTCTAATAAACCGAACAACCCATTTTTGTCTACAAATACTGCCTCTTCCCAATCTGCTAGAGCACCAACATCTGGAAGTGCCAATGCGCCTTTCAATTTCTCACCAAAGTTTGGTGGTGCAAGTTTGTTAGCTGCCCAGAACAAATCCAAGGCAGGAAGCAGCAGTGCCCCATTTAATTTCTCTCCGCAGTTTGGTAGTGTGAATTTGGTCGCGTCTCTGGATAAGTCCAAAGTAACCTCACCTGAATCAACGTTGTTGTCTGGAAACCAGTTCGCCCAACCAGGAAATAACAATTCATTGTGCACACAGAGTTCAGCAAGTAAGTCGGATATGATGTCTCCGGAAGAATCAAACACGGGGAGCTTACCATTTGGTTCAGCACCTCTGAGCCCTAGTCCTTTCAGTTTGAGCTCTGTAACTGCCTCTGGCACGACCTCTGTGATTACAACTACTCCACTGCCTCTGCCATCTATGGCTTCTTCTGCTTTGGGGTCTAGTAAAGCATTCTCGGTGTCACCAATATTTGGCAGCAGTCCAATCACGACTGCTCCATCGTCGTTTGGCATGCCGAATAATGGTTCCGCTATGTCCATTAGCCCCTCTAGCGCTGTATTTTCATTCACTTCGGCCACACCTACAATACCAGATCCACCATCCTCAACACCACTATTTGGTAGCACGATCCCAACTATTGGCTTCAGTACAGGAACTGATCAGATGACTGTGGGGAATAACCATACTCTTTCTGTTACGGCCCCACCATTTGGCTTTCAGAGCAATTCACTGTCAACTCCAGCTTTCAGCGGCTTTCAGAGCAATTCACTGTCAACTCCAGCTTTCAGCACGCCAGCTACTCAATTCGCTTCCACCTCAACCACCTCACCTGGCATTTTCCAGTTTGGCCAGCAGAGTCAAGCTTCGTCAGGTGTCTTTTCAATGGGCACTGTCCGTGACAATGACAAGTCTGGCAGAAGAATTGTCAAGGTAAAGAGAAAGAAATAG
- the LOC109755934 gene encoding uncharacterized protein isoform X4: MQSEVNNIKQTLSPEKEKGSRDLPVDFSIKSYSIADQVASPAELAKAYMGSRCSEGAPLRLRLHEPSSLSVKSIESGTIQIAKSPKAPLLGISRLSASTPFDRLGSNYRTPNKSAIHKMSSSPYFKGPVSSRDICGTVSSSYQTANSVHTFGRQFLRRKNIALNNETVSVGPIRKMHQRYNRVSSLSETWPGYREYPGNDASKLDEGFEHSTQTQKRLRLAEVDDGTLRICGNSFVKAPAQSTEMAAKILKQLDTLVPSPPEKESTPETKQKHGNVLDVEDSISRRKEIPSQGSLLESSSSFIPAAIDGKTVDAMSNGSALLLESKSSSELITSPKDSLEVDHCSGSIEIEKNYSPIQEHAANNSGTTNKENPPTASLRSYSPSNLVLSSEIKRTKMLASSNGFSFPVTAAPGAHSQAPPTPTMASPPALHVGKHKSSALPSVPVTSPESAPRFLKRVSEESSISDKHNKKLNGEIPPVSSKGAGHVASFTSNPVFTVASSKPTTLSNGLEHTSKSTASAVLASNKPNNPFLSTNTASSQSARAPTSGSANAPFNFSPKFGGASLLAAQNKSKAGSSSAPFNFSPQFGSVNLVASLDKSKVTSPESTLLSGNQFAQPGNNNSLCTQSSASKSDMMSPEESNTGSLPFGSAPLSPSPFSLSSVTASGTTSVITTTPLPLPSMASSALGSSKAFSVSPIFGSSPITTAPSSFGMPNNGSAMSISPSSAVFSFTSATPTIPDPPSSTPLFGSTIPTIGFSTGTDQMTVGNNHTLSVTAPPFGFQSNSLSTPAFSGFQSNSLSTPAFSTPATQFASTSTTSPGIFQFGQQSQASSGVFSMGTVRDNDKSGRRIVKVKRKK; this comes from the exons ATGCAGTCAGAAGTTAATAATATAAAACAAACATTGTCTCCCGAGAAGGAAAAGGGATCTAGAGACTTACCTGTTGATTTCTCCATTAAATCATACAGTATCGCT GATCAAGTTGCTTCACCTGCAGAACTTGCAAAGGCATATATGGGTTCAAGATGTTCAGAGGGGGCACCGTTACGCCTTAGATTGCATGAACCCTCCTCCCTTTCTGTCAAATCAATAGAATCTGGCACAATACAAATAGCTAAATCTCCAAAGGCCCCACTTCTCGGAATTTCAAGATTGTCTGCTTCCACACCCTTTGATCGCCTTGGAAGCAACTATAGGACTCCAAATAAATCAGCAATACACAAAATGTCATCATCTCCTTATTTTAAG GGTCCTGTTTCTTCTAGGGACATATGTGGTACTGTATCTTCATCATATCAGACTGCAAACAGCGTTCATACATTTGGCAGGCAG TTCCTGAGGAGGAAGAACATTGCTCTCAACAATGAGACTGTGTCTGTTGGCCCCATACGCAAAATGCACCAAAGATATAACAGAGTATCATCACTCTCGGAAACATGGCCTGGTTATCGTGAGTATCCTGGTAATGATGCAAGCAAACTGGATGAAGGTTTCGAACACTCCACACAAACTCAAAAGCGTCTGCGTCTGGCTGAAGTTGACGATGGCACTCTACGTATCTGTGGCAACAGTTTTGTTAAAGCACCAGCTCAATCAACTGAGATGGCTGCAAAGATATTGAAACAGCTTGATACATTAGTCCCTTCACCTCCAGAGAAGGAAAGCACACCAGAAACGAAGCAAAAACATGGAAATGTCCTGGATGTTGAGGATTCTATTTCTCGGAGAAAGGAAATACCATCTCAGGGCAGCCTTTTGGAATCATCTTCGTCATTCATCCCAGCTGCAATAGATGGCAAGACTGTTGATGCTATGTCAAACGGTTCTGCCCTCCTCCTAGAAAGTAAATCATCCTCTGAATTAATTACTTCACCCAAG GATTCTCTGGAGGTGGACCACTGCAGTGGAAGTATTGAAATTGAGAAAAACTACTCACCAATCCAGGAACATGCTGCTAACAACTCTGGAACAACAAATAAGGAGAATCCCCCAACAGCCTCTTTGCGAAGCTATTCTCCTTCCAATCTGGTGTTATCTAGTGAAATAAAACGAACCAAAATGCTGGCTTCATCAAATGGCTTCTCATTCCCTGTCACGGCTGCACCGGGTGCCCACTCACAGGCCCCTCCAACGCCTACTATGGCATCTCCACCTGCACTACATGTTGGAAAGCACAAATCTTCTGCACTACCCAGTGTGCCAGTTACTTCCCCGGAAAGTGCTCCAAG GTTTTTGAAACGAGTTTCAGAAGAAAGCTCAATTTCAGACAAGCACAATAAGAAGTTAAATGGAGAAATTCCGCCGGTTTCTTCCAAGGGTGCTGGACATGTTGCATCATTCACTAGTAACCCTGTATTTACTGTTGCCAGTTCCAAGCCTACAACCTTAAGTAATGGGCTAGAACATACATCAAAATCAACTGCCTCTGCTGTTCTGGCTTCTAATAAACCGAACAACCCATTTTTGTCTACAAATACTGCCTCTTCCCAATCTGCTAGAGCACCAACATCTGGAAGTGCCAATGCGCCTTTCAATTTCTCACCAAAGTTTGGTGGTGCAAGTTTGTTAGCTGCCCAGAACAAATCCAAGGCAGGAAGCAGCAGTGCCCCATTTAATTTCTCTCCGCAGTTTGGTAGTGTGAATTTGGTCGCGTCTCTGGATAAGTCCAAAGTAACCTCACCTGAATCAACGTTGTTGTCTGGAAACCAGTTCGCCCAACCAGGAAATAACAATTCATTGTGCACACAGAGTTCAGCAAGTAAGTCGGATATGATGTCTCCGGAAGAATCAAACACGGGGAGCTTACCATTTGGTTCAGCACCTCTGAGCCCTAGTCCTTTCAGTTTGAGCTCTGTAACTGCCTCTGGCACGACCTCTGTGATTACAACTACTCCACTGCCTCTGCCATCTATGGCTTCTTCTGCTTTGGGGTCTAGTAAAGCATTCTCGGTGTCACCAATATTTGGCAGCAGTCCAATCACGACTGCTCCATCGTCGTTTGGCATGCCGAATAATGGTTCCGCTATGTCCATTAGCCCCTCTAGCGCTGTATTTTCATTCACTTCGGCCACACCTACAATACCAGATCCACCATCCTCAACACCACTATTTGGTAGCACGATCCCAACTATTGGCTTCAGTACAGGAACTGATCAGATGACTGTGGGGAATAACCATACTCTTTCTGTTACGGCCCCACCATTTGGCTTTCAGAGCAATTCACTGTCAACTCCAGCTTTCAGCGGCTTTCAGAGCAATTCACTGTCAACTCCAGCTTTCAGCACGCCAGCTACTCAATTCGCTTCCACCTCAACCACCTCACCTGGCATTTTCCAGTTTGGCCAGCAGAGTCAAGCTTCGTCAGGTGTCTTTTCAATGGGCACTGTCCGTGACAATGACAAGTCTGGCAGAAGAATTGTCAAGGTAAAGAGAAAGAAATAG